Sequence from the Armatimonadota bacterium genome:
AGCAGAATGCGAGGGTCTGCGGTTCAAGTCCGCCCTGCGGCACCATTTTTTCTGACTTACACGCGCACGGTCCAGACGATCTGGTCGATGCGCGCTTGCCACGGATAGGAGATGATCGGCCCGGCCTCCTTCCACTTGAGCCGCGCGCGCATCTTGCGCGTTCCGGATTCGATGAACCGCGAAGCGCCAGCCAGGAACGTCAGCTCGATCACGGAGTCGGACGTCGTCGCGAGGCGCACGTCCACCTCCTCGTACATCCCGGTGGTGAAATTGAACAGCTCGATCCACTGCCTGAGGCCTCCGATGTCGGTCGATGCTTCAAGCTTAAACCGCAGCTCGGTAGTTGTGGATACCGGGGCGGTCGCCTCAACGATGACCTGCACGGGCGCGGCCGAGGCGTTGAGCGTTATCCAAGGGCGTACTACAAGCCGGTCGTCGTCGGAGGCTGCGAGGCTCTGGAGGTTTCCGGAGAGCAAAAGCCCGCGAAATATCTGAAAGCTCTCTGGCACGAACGGATCGAACACAGGGCGGATGCGGTACACCGCGCCCCGAGTGAGGCTGACGATGTAGAGGTATCCGTCTGGCCCGATTTGGAAGTCCGTAACGATTCCCCAGCTTGTTCCGACCGAGTACTGGATGCGCTCCGTAGCATTGTCGGCGACGCGGTCGCTGGTTCCCGTTCGCGGCACGACCCCGTCGCGGGCCGCGTTCGGCTCGAACAGGTACAGGCGGCCGTTGTTAGCGTCGCCCACCAAGACGTGGTTTCGGATGCTTGGCGCAAACTTGATGCCGCTGAGAAACCGGACGGAGGTCACGCCGATCGGCTGCAGCCAACTGAAGAGCGGATCTTGGTAGAAGGCGCCGGGGAGATAGATGAGGTCCGCCGCGTCAAACGGTGTGAAGTTGTTCCTGCTGTATGTGGCGTCGCGCGAATCCGGCCCCATGATCTTCAGCCAGCCCGAGTTCATGCCGGACTCCGCGATGTTCAGCTCGTCGTAGACGGTCGGTCCGTTCTCCGTGTACCACAGGCGCCCGGTGAGCGGATCGAAAGTCAGGCCGAACGAGTTTCGGATGCCGTAGGCGAACAGCGCCCGTATCCGTGGATCGCCCTCGCCGATGAACGGGTTGTCGCCAGGGATCGAGCCGTCGAGGTTCAGGCGGGCGATGCCGCCAACGCCGGCAACTGCCGTCGTGTGGGTGTTCTGCTCGATTCGCGGGTTGCTGAACGTTCCGCGAAGCAGATCTCCGGTGATGACGTAGAGCTTGTTGTCGGGTCCGATTTGAATGATGCCGGCGTTGTGCCACGGACCGTTGGCTTGCGCAGGATCGAACGGGAAGACGACGATCGTGGATTCGAACGACAGCGTACTGCCGTTCCACACAAACCGATCGACTCTGTTGCCCAGCCAAGTGCCGCCCTGGAAAGTGGCCAGAGAGTAGTAAAGATACACGAGGGGGGTGATCGCGAAGTCGGGGTGCAGACATATGCCCAAGAGACCCCTTTCAGAAGTCGGAGAGACGTCCAAGTCGATGGCAGTCCCCTGAAACACCCCGTTCAGATAGTGCTGGACTCTGCCACTGTTCTTTTCAAGAACCAGAAGTTCGTCGTCGTCGACGAACGCCATCGTAGTTGGGAGGCTTAG
This genomic interval carries:
- a CDS encoding PQQ-dependent sugar dehydrogenase; translation: MRHLHRFTAPGRSPSKRCLASSCAVLAMLAISGSAASQTFTIPGYFFETIITDLSLPTTMAFVDDDELLVLEKNSGRVQHYLNGVFQGTAIDLDVSPTSERGLLGICLHPDFAITPLVYLYYSLATFQGGTWLGNRVDRFVWNGSTLSFESTIVVFPFDPAQANGPWHNAGIIQIGPDNKLYVITGDLLRGTFSNPRIEQNTHTTAVAGVGGIARLNLDGSIPGDNPFIGEGDPRIRALFAYGIRNSFGLTFDPLTGRLWYTENGPTVYDELNIAESGMNSGWLKIMGPDSRDATYSRNNFTPFDAADLIYLPGAFYQDPLFSWLQPIGVTSVRFLSGIKFAPSIRNHVLVGDANNGRLYLFEPNAARDGVVPRTGTSDRVADNATERIQYSVGTSWGIVTDFQIGPDGYLYIVSLTRGAVYRIRPVFDPFVPESFQIFRGLLLSGNLQSLAASDDDRLVVRPWITLNASAAPVQVIVEATAPVSTTTELRFKLEASTDIGGLRQWIELFNFTTGMYEEVDVRLATTSDSVIELTFLAGASRFIESGTRKMRARLKWKEAGPIISYPWQARIDQIVWTVRV